The nucleotide window CATCCCCTGGagcaggactacagctcccatcatgcccggtccccccatcccctggagcaggactacagctcccatcatgcccggtccCCCATCCCCTGGggcaggactacagctcccatcatgcccgccccccccccccccatcccctggagCAGGACTAGAGCCCCCATCACGCCCGGTCCCCCATCCCTGgggcaggactacaacccccatcatgcccggtCCCCCATCCCCTGGagcaggactacagctcccatcatgcccggtcccccccatcccctggagcaggactacagctcccatcatgcccggtcccccccatccctggggcaggactacagcccccatcacgcCCGGTACCTGAGCACGGTGACGCTGCCCCGGCGGACCGGCAGGAAGAGCACGGGCTCGGACACCCGGATGGGCTTGAACTGGAACTTGCAGCCGAAGCAGAGCGCGGAGTCGCTGAAGAAGGAGACGGAGACGATCGGCCGCTCGAAGATGTGGATGGGGTCCACGTGGGAGACGATGCAGCCGCCGGGCTGGTAGTCGTTGATGACCGCGCTGTTGACGAAGCCGTCCGGGATGACGCGCGCCTCCACCAGGCGGCGGATCACCAGCTCGTGCACCCAGCCCGGGATCTCGTCCACCTCGCCCTTCGGGTAGAGCCGCTCCTGGCCCGGGCCCCGCTTCTGCAGCTGCGCCCCGTACGTGTAGCCTTCGCCGAAGAAGTACTTGTTGCGGAGGGGCGCCCGGTCCACCGTGTGCTCCCGGTACAGCCCCTTCTCGGCCCGGGACACCACCTCGTCTATCTTGGCCTCGATGCGGGAGCACTCCTCCGTGGAGAAGAGCCGCACCTGGCGGATCCCCGAGCGCACCTtgcgggcctcctcctcctccggctcGGACAGCGCTCCCTCCTCTTCGGTGTCGGACGCCGGCTGCTTCCGTTTTTTCATCATCCCGGAGGACGCGGGAGGCGGCTGGACAGGATCCCGGGACAACGACTGCAGCTTCTCACGCAGGTCGGTGTAACCGCTGGCGGACATGGCTCACCCGGGGCTGGAGACGGGCATGGCCGAGGGTTCAGTCAGTCAGGCGGCCGCTTCCATCCACCGCCTCCTCAGCACAACCGGACGGCGGCTCGGCTGCGCCGCTGTGACAGGCCCGGTCTGAGGGGATCCTCGTTACGATTCGCTAACACACCTGCCAATCACTCTAGTAGGCGGGGCAATTCTGTGACGCTCCAATTGACTGAAAGACCCAAGGACGCGGGGCTGTCGAGGGTACTGCCTGTCCGTTTACTGACATTAAACGGTCTCTGTGCTCGCGCCGAATAAACAGGCGACACAGTGAACCTTCATCGGTTTTAATATGTCGTTCGTTTTATTGCTCCTTTGATAATTGTATCCTGGAGAAACGTTTCTTTTTCAGCAGGCGCTCCGGGCACCTTATGTTTTGGTGCTGCGCTTTAGTGTCGACGTGACTAGAGTAACGTTTTCCAGGGCCTGGAGTACAAACATGGCGCTTGGCGAGCAGCTTTTCAGCGTACCAAGATGGCGCCTGATTGACAAGTTGATTTTCTAAGGACCCAAGCCGGCTTCAGATGATCCCAGGGCTGTCTGTACATATGCCTGTCATATTATTGCAGCACAAAATTATACGCAGACGAACAGGAGAAGGGAAATATAAGGTGGTTTGTTATACTCATCTCTATAACATTATTTTTACAGCTTGACTATGGGATCTGTAGAACTAGAAAATGCTGCTTTGCGATCAGGCGCCAAGGGAAGCTTTTGTTTTGGTGGCATAGTGTGGTAGACGTGGAGTACACATGGCTGCTGTAGATAGGGTGGTGGTGTACCAAGATGGCTGCTGTAGATAGGGTGGTGGTGTACCAAGATGGCTGCTGTAGATAGGGTGGTGGTGTACCAAGATGGCTGCTGGTTGGCAACAGGAACTCTGCGCACAGCATCATGGTTATTGAGGAGAGACATTGTGATCACAAAGTATGATGAAAGGTAAAGTGTAACTCTGCAGAAATATGGATAAAGTGTAACTCTGCAGAAATATGGATAAAGTGTAACTACAGAAATATGGATAAAGTGTAACTACAGAAATGTGTATAAAGTGTAACTCTGCAGAAATATGGATAAAGTGTAACTGCAGAAATATGGATAAAGTGTAACTCTACAGAAATGTGTATAAAGTGTAACTACAGAAATATGGATAAAGTGTAACTCTACAGAAATGTGTATAAAGTGTAACTCTACAGAAATATAGATAAAGTGTAACTACAGAAATATGGATAATGTGTAACTCTACAGAAATACGGATAAAGTGTAACTCTACCGAAATATGGATAAAGTGTAACTCTACAGAAATACGGATAAAGTGTAACTCTACAGAAATATGTATAAAGTATAACTCTACAGAAATGTGTATAAAGTGTAACTACAGAAATATGTATAAAGTATAACTCTACAGAAATGTGTATAAAGTGTAACTCTACAGAAATACGGATAAAGTGTAACTCTGCAGAAATACGGATAAAGTGTAACTCTACAGAAATATGGATACTCTAACCGCAGACATTGGGAAACGGTGATGAAGTAATGAAAGTGATGAAAAAGCAGTCACATGATCATCTGCGTGCT belongs to Dendropsophus ebraccatus isolate aDenEbr1 chromosome 9, aDenEbr1.pat, whole genome shotgun sequence and includes:
- the ALKBH5 gene encoding RNA demethylase ALKBH5, with protein sequence MSASGYTDLREKLQSLSRDPVQPPPASSGMMKKRKQPASDTEEEGALSEPEEEEARKVRSGIRQVRLFSTEECSRIEAKIDEVVSRAEKGLYREHTVDRAPLRNKYFFGEGYTYGAQLQKRGPGQERLYPKGEVDEIPGWVHELVIRRLVEARVIPDGFVNSAVINDYQPGGCIVSHVDPIHIFERPIVSVSFFSDSALCFGCKFQFKPIRVSEPVLFLPVRRGSVTVLSGYAADEITHCIRPQDIKERRAVVILRKTRTEAPRLETKSLSSGYHPERLSGSNRQHILKPKRSHRKADPDAAHRPRVLEMDKEENRRSVLLPKPRRRSNFSSENYWRRPYDYVDNYTDTGEDEDSPVRKVKMRRH